The Mycolicibacterium parafortuitum nucleotide sequence TCGGCGACCGCGATTGTGACCTGGACACCGCCAACCCACTGCATCTGCTGGACTTCCTGCGGGTCAGCGGAGACACCCCGGTGATGCTGTTGCACTGTTATCCGTACGAACGCGAGGCCGGATACCTGGCCCAGGCGTTCAACAACGTCTACCTCGACGGCGGGCTGTCCATCAACTACCTCGGCGTCCGTGCCGAGGCGTTCATCGGCCGCCTGCTGGAGATGGCGCCGTTCCGCAAGATCCTGTACTCGTCGGACGGCTTCGGCCCGCCCGAGCTGCATTTTCTCGGATCGCGGCTGTGGCGCAACGGAATCGGCCGGGTCGTGCAACGCTTCGTCGACGCCGACGAGTGGAGCGAGGCCGACGGTATCCGGGTGATCGACCTGATCGCGCATCGCAACGCCCGGCGCGTCTACCGGTTGGACTGACGCCAGGGGGTTGACAACATACAACCAATCGGTTGTATGTTTATGGGGTGATCGTGCGGAGCGAGGACAGCGTCGACGCGCTGTTCCACGCGCTCGCCGACCGCACCCGCCGCGACATCCTGCGCCGGGTGATGGCCGGGGAGCACTCGGTTTCCGCGCTCGCGTCCAACTACGACATGAGTTTCGCCGCCGTGCAGAAGCATGTCGCCGTGCTGGACAGAGCCGGTCTGATCACCAAGCGGCGCAACGGCCGTGAGCAACTGGCCCGAGGCGAGGTCGCCGCGGTGCGGTCGGTGGCGTCACTGCTCGAAGAACTCGAGCAGATCTGGCGTGGCCGGGTCGCGCGCATCGACGAACTCATCGCTGCCGATCCGCAACCACCCAGAACCGACGAGGAGTGACCATGCCCGTTACCGACGTCCAGCACGATCTCGAGAACCGGACCCTGACCATCGTCGCCGACTTCGCGGCGCCCGTGCGGCGGGTCTGGCAGATCTACGCCGACCCGCGTCAGCTGGAGAAGATCTGGGGCCCACCGGAATATCCGGCGACCGTGGTGGATCACGACCTGCGCCCGGGTGGCCGGGTGACGTATTACATGACCGGGCCCGAGGGCGACAAGCACGCCGGCTACTGGGAGATCACCGCGGTCGACGAACCGAACGGTTTCTCGTTCGACGACGGGTTCGCCGACCAGGACTTCAACCCGAACCCGGACCTGCCGGTGTCGAAGAACGTGTTCACGTTCGCCGCGCACGACGGCGGTACCCGGGCCACCTTCCTGAGCACCTACGCGTCGGTGGAAGCGCTGCAGCAGGTCCTGGACATGGGCGTGATCGAGGGTGCATCGGCGGCGATCAACCAGATCGACGGTTTTCTCGCCGGCTGACGGCGGGTCAGCGCACCCCGCGCAGCAGCCGCCCTGGCCGGGCCCCGGTGTCGACGCCGTAGCGGCGCGTCACCACGCCACTGACCACGGTCGCGTCATATCCGGAGGCGCCCTGGATCAGCCGGCGGCCACCCGCGGGCAGGTCGTAGACCATCCGTGGCACGTCCAGGCGCACCGCGTCCATGTCGATGACGTTGATGTCGGCCTTCTTACCCTCGGCGATCACCCCGCGGTCGGAGAGGCCGAAAAGCGTTGCCGTGTCCAGTGTCTGCTTGCGAACCACGTACTCCAGGGAGAACTTGGGCCCACGGTGGCGGTCCCTGGCCCAGTGCGTCAACAGGAAGGTGGGGTAAGAGGCGTCACAGATCAGACCGCAGTGCGCACCGCCGTCGGAAAGCCCCGACACCGCCGCGGGACTCTGCATCATCTCGTAGATCGCACTGTGATCACCCTCGGCGTAGTTGAAGAACGGCAACATCAGCATGGCGCCGGCGTCGGCTTCCAGCATCAGGTCGTACATCGTCTCCAGCGGATTCTGGCCGCGGGCCGCGGCGATGGCGGCCACCGTCTTGTCCGGCGTCGGTTCGTAGTCCGGAGGGTCGCCGATGGCGTAGATGCGGTCGGTGCTGAACTGCGCCAGCGCGAACAAGCCGTCGAGCAGGGCACCGGGCGTCGGAGGCAGATCCTCCTCGGCGAGGATCGCCGCCTTGACCGCGGGATCAGCCAACCGGGCCGCGAGTTCGTCCCGGGTCGATCCGGCCGACACTGCACGGAACGTCGGCCGATGGGTGAAGGCGTGATAGCCGGGGAAGCCCAGCAACATGCCGAACGGGCGGGCCGCGAACTGTGCGTAGAGCTCGATGCCGTTCTCATGCGCCTTCTCGGCCCGGTCGAGTTGCCGGCGCCACAGGTCCGGTGCATGCGAAGCCTGGATCAGCGTGAATGACACCGGTCGGCTGATGTCGTCGGAAAGCTTTGCCATCCACTCCATTTCACGCATGCAGGCATCTGCCGGGCTCTCGCCCGCGGTACCCTGTGGAGCCACCTCGAAGACCGCCTGACCGCCGGCGGCCATCGCGCGACCAAGCCCGAAGAGTTCGGCCTCGGCGGCATAGGTGCCCGGTACCGCCTGGCCGTCGATGGCGCGGTGCGCCTCGGTGCGCGAGGTGGAGAAGCCCAGCGCGCCGGCCTCGACGGCCTCCTGGACGATGCGGGCCATCGCGGCGATGTCGTCGGCTGTGGCCTCCTCGTTGTTGGCGCCACGCTCGCCCATCGCGTAACCGCGGACCGCCCCGTGGGCGAT carries:
- a CDS encoding SRPBCC family protein, yielding MPVTDVQHDLENRTLTIVADFAAPVRRVWQIYADPRQLEKIWGPPEYPATVVDHDLRPGGRVTYYMTGPEGDKHAGYWEITAVDEPNGFSFDDGFADQDFNPNPDLPVSKNVFTFAAHDGGTRATFLSTYASVEALQQVLDMGVIEGASAAINQIDGFLAG
- a CDS encoding ArsR/SmtB family transcription factor — translated: MIVRSEDSVDALFHALADRTRRDILRRVMAGEHSVSALASNYDMSFAAVQKHVAVLDRAGLITKRRNGREQLARGEVAAVRSVASLLEELEQIWRGRVARIDELIAADPQPPRTDEE
- a CDS encoding N-acyl-D-amino-acid deacylase family protein — translated: MLDLKITGGTVVDGTGADRFRADIGVKDGRIVEVRRRDGDTGGLDTAAAHEIDASGRIVAPGFVDVHTHYDGQVSWDETLEPSSMHGVTTVVSGNCGVGFAPVRPGREQWLIELMEGVEDIPGSALAEGITWQWESFPEYLDAIEKRNLAVDYGTQIAHGAVRGYAMGERGANNEEATADDIAAMARIVQEAVEAGALGFSTSRTEAHRAIDGQAVPGTYAAEAELFGLGRAMAAGGQAVFEVAPQGTAGESPADACMREMEWMAKLSDDISRPVSFTLIQASHAPDLWRRQLDRAEKAHENGIELYAQFAARPFGMLLGFPGYHAFTHRPTFRAVSAGSTRDELAARLADPAVKAAILAEEDLPPTPGALLDGLFALAQFSTDRIYAIGDPPDYEPTPDKTVAAIAAARGQNPLETMYDLMLEADAGAMLMLPFFNYAEGDHSAIYEMMQSPAAVSGLSDGGAHCGLICDASYPTFLLTHWARDRHRGPKFSLEYVVRKQTLDTATLFGLSDRGVIAEGKKADINVIDMDAVRLDVPRMVYDLPAGGRRLIQGASGYDATVVSGVVTRRYGVDTGARPGRLLRGVR